The sequence below is a genomic window from Henriciella marina DSM 19595.
GCCATGCGCCAGCAGCGCCTCGATCGCGCCTGCGCTCAGCATCGGGCAGAGGCCAAAGCTCATATTCGACCCGTGCAGCATTTCCAGCACCGCATTCGACAGCGTGCGCGGCAGGCCCTGACCGCCCCATTCCACTGGCGCGGCAAGGCCCATCCAGCCGCCTTCGGCAAACTGGCGATAGGCCTCTGCGAACCCATGCGGGGCCACCACACCGTCTCCGGTCAGCTGCGCGCCCTGTTCATCGCCCGGCTGGTTGAGCGGTGCCAGGACATCCGAAGCGAGCTTTCCGGCTTCCTCGAGGATGGGATCGATGAGATCGTCATCGAAGCTTTCGAAATGACTACCCGCCAAGCGATCGATTCCGGCAAGCTTTCTTAGCGCAAAAGCCATGTCCTCAACGGGGGCGCGGTAGCTCATGGGATGCATCTCCGGGATAAGTACTATTCTCTGCGAAGTCTAAAGTTGGGCTAGTCAGGGCTGGTGGGTAGTATATCTAAGATCCCGAAGCGTTCTTGACCATTTTTGAGGAGGTCCGTCCATGCGCGGTATCGTTACAATAGCAGCACTTGCAGCCCTGTCAGCCGCCCCTGCTCTGGCCGAACAGACACTCGAAGGCGTCGATGCGGCAACCTATGAGCTCGACCCGAACCATTCCTTCCTGACGTTCAGCGTCACACATAATGGTATCTCGACCTACACCGTGTACTTCACCGACTTTGATGCCACGCTCGACTTCAACCCGGAAGATCCGGCAGCCTCCACGATCAATGCGACGATCAATCCTGGAGCCGTGGAATCGAACTACCCCGGCGACTACACCGGCACGGTCACAGGCGACCTCAGCTTCCGGGGCGAAACCCGCCCGGTCACTCTCGACGTGACCTATAACGGCATGGCGAACGTGCCGTGGATGGGAGAGCGTGACCTGATCGGCTTTACCGCCACCACCACAATCAACCGGTCCGAGTTCGGCATGGACGCACTCCAGGGCATCATTTCAGATGACGTCACGATCGAGTTCTCCGGCGAATTCACGCAGACCGAATAGCAATCCAGACAATCCAGGGGCTGACACAAGATGAAACTCACAACGACATTTCTCGCCGCTTCGAGCCTCTTGGTTCTTGCGGCCTGTTCGGGCGGCGAGACCGCTCCGGCCGACACTTCTGACACGGACGCAGTTGAGACCGTAGACGCTGAAACAGAGACCGCTGAAGGCGCGATTGCCGACGTTGCGACGGCGACCTATGCCATCGAACCAACGCATGCTTTCCTCACCGCGACCGTCATGCACAACGGCCTCTCGGAATACACGCTGAGTTTTACCAGCTTCGACGGCACGCTGGACTTCAACGCAGAAGACCCTGCCGCCTCCAGCCTCAACTTCACCATTGATCCGGCCTCGGTCTGGGTAAGCTTTCCCGGCGATTACAAGGAAGGCCATCCTGACAGCCCGCACGCCAGCTGGCCCGAAGCGCTCGCGCAGGATGAGAACTTCATGAATGCGGGCGCCTATCCGCAGATCACATTCACCTCGACCGAAGTCACGCGCACAGGCGATATGACTGGCACCGTTACCGGCGACCTCACCTTCCTCGGGGAAACGCGCCCTGTCACGCTGGACGTCGCCTATAATGGCGTCGCGAATGTGCCGTGGCTCGGCGCCCGTGATATTCTCGGCTTCGATGCCACCACGACAATCAGCCGGTCAGAGTTCGGCCAGGAGTCGCTTCCGGGCATGATCTCTGATGAAGTTGTTGTCGAATTTTCCGGCGAATTCCTGCAGACTGAAGCGGCTGAAAGCACGACAGAAACAGACGCCGAATAGGACGCATGACACGCTCACCCCGTTACGCCGCCGTCGCGATTGCCCTTCACTGGGCGATCGCGTTCGGTCTTCTGTTCATGATCTGGCTCGGCTGGAACATGGATGGCAAGGAATCCTGGTTCCAGTTCCATAAATCGGTCGGCATCACGATCCTGCTCCTGACCGTGGCCCGGATCACCTGGCGCCTGCTGAACCCGCCGCCACCCCTGCCAAACGACATGAAACCCTGGGAAAGCAAGGCGAGCCACGCGGTCCATCTCGGCTTTTACGCCCTCATGGTCATCATGCCGCTGACCGGCTGGCTGACCGCCTCGACCTCCTATGATTTCGACATTCCGACCGTTCTATACGGGCTGGTGAGCTGGCCTGACATTCCGGGCGTCGGCTTTCTCTCCAATGAGACCGCGCATGGCATCATCGCCAATATCCATTCCAAGCTCGCCTATGTTCTCTTTGCCCTTCTGGCGCTGCATGTTGGCGGGGCGTTGAAGCATGAGTTCGGTCCCGAAGAAGGCGTCCTCAAACGCATGCTGCCCGGCCTCTTTGGCAAGACAGACCGGCCAAGCCCGCCCCCGCACGGTTTTCTGATCGCCTTCGGCGCGGCCATCGGCGTTTTCGTACTTATCGCCTTCGCGCCAAAACTCTTTTCGGGCAGTCCCAGCCCGTCTGCCGCCACCGCAGGTGAGGTGAACGAGCGCAGCGTGGCGCCCGACTGGACCGTCGATTACGGCCAGTCCTCCATCGCCTTCACCTTCACCCATGAAGGCCAGACCTATGAAGGCGCTTTCAGCGACTGGACCGCCGATATCGCGTTCGACGAAGACCAGCTCGATGCGTCAGACGTTCGCGTGTCCGTGAATACAGCCTCGGCAACAACGCCGAAGAAGCTCTACACAGACAGCCTCAAATCGGCCGAATGGTTCGGCGTCTCCGCCTTTCCGCAAGCGACCGTCGATCTCATCAACTTCGCTGAAACGGGTGACGGATACACCGCAGACGCCACGCTCTCCATCAAGGAGAGCGCCGTCACCGTCCCGTTTGCCTTTACCCTTGAGGATGAAGACGGCGTCACGGTGATGACCGGCGGCACATCGGTTGACCGAACGCCGCTCGACCTCGGCCAGACTTCGGACGCAGGCGCAGACTATGTGTCTGAAACCGTGCGCATCGACGTCCGCGTGACAGCCTCGCCTGCAGGCTGAATGGGTGCTAGGCGACCAGCCATGCAGGCGCCCGTTCTCACACCTGATGCAGCGTCCATCGCCAGGGCCGCCGCCATCCTGAAAGATGGCGGCCTCGTCGCCATGCCGACAGAGACGGTGTATGGCCTCGCCGCAGACGCCGCCAATGCAGATGCGGTCGCAAGGCTCTACGCCGCCAAGGGCAGGCCCGCCTTCAATCCATTGATTGCGCACTGCGCGTCACCAGACGCCGCCTTTTCGCAGGGCAAATTCTCCGATCAGGCACGCAAGCTTGCGGCCGCTTTCTGGCCCGGCCCACTTACCTTCGTTGTCGACGCGGTGGACGCCACCACAGTCTGCGCGCTGGCCCGCGCCGGTCTCGACACGCTCGCCCTCCGCGTTCCTGCGCACCCCGCGGCTCGCGCCCTGCTTGAAGCTTTCGGCGGCCCGCTTGTCGCCCCCTCTGCCAACCCGTCAGGCCGCATAAGCCCGACCCGCGCCGAACATGTCGCGTCTGATATGGGCGACAGGGTAGATCTCATCCTTGATGGTGGCCCGTGTACAGAGGGCATCGAGTCAACCGTCATAGACGCGCGCGGCCCCTCGCCCGTCCTCCTCCGGCAGGGCAGTGTCCTGCCCGAAGACATAGAAAAGGTCTGGCCCGGCCTCTCCAGTGGCGGCGACGGCGACAAGCCGACGTCCCCCGGCCAGCTGCTTCGCCACTACGCCCCCAAAGCAAAGCTGCGCCTCGATGCAGGCGCACCCGAGCCCGGCGAAGCTTTCCTCGGCTTTGGTCCGGTCGAGGCGACGCTGAACCTCTCGCCATCTGGCGATCTCGTCGAAGCGGCCGCCAATCTATTCGCCATGATGCGGACGCTCGACCGCTCCCATACCCGCATCGCCGTTGCACCCATTCCACCCGGAGGCCTGGGCGCCGCGATAAATGATCGGCTAGCCCGCGCCGCCAGGCAGGACTAAAGAGGCAGGATGCATCCTGCTCCCGCTTTCCTCGAAAACGACAGAGCCGTGCTGCTCGACCGGATCACACAGTGGCCGTTCGCGCTCGCCATCGGTGTGATGGAGGGCCGTGCCCATGCCGCCCACACGCCCGTCCTTGCTGGCGATGACGGCACGCTCCGCTTTCACCTGTCTCGCGCCAATCCAGCCGCAGACGCCATCAGACAAAACGCGAGCGCGCTGATCGTCTTCTCAGGACCCCATGATTACATTTCACCCGACTGGTACGGCATGGAGGACCAGGTGCCGACCTGGAACTACCTCTCTGTCGAAGCTGAAGGCCCGGTGACCGTCTGCGACCAGCACGGCTCGGCAGGTTTTCTGAAAGACCTGTCGGACCGCTTCGAACGTGGCCTCGCGCCCAAACCAGCCTGGAGTGTGGACATGATGGATGGAGCGAAGCTCACGCACATGATCGGGGCCATCGAAACCTTCACCCTCCAGCCGGACCGGTTCGAAGGGATCACGAAAATCGCCCAGCACAAGCCAGACGAGGTCCGCCGGCGCGCCGGACGGGCCTTGAAAGAGGCTGGAGGCGATACAACCATTGCCTCAATGATGGAGCGCAAATGATGAACCGACCGAATGCGGATTTCCTGACCGCCGCCAAAGATCTGCTCGGGTCTTCAGGCTGGAGCGAGGACGCCGACAAGCTGGACGAAGCCGCCTCCCCATGGCGCGGCACCAATAAGGGCGAGACGCCCTTCCTTGCCATGCCGGGCTCTACCGAAGAGGCCGCCAAGCTCATCAAACTCTGCGCAGAGCACCGCGTCGCGCTGGTGCCGCAAGGCGGTAATACAGGCCTCGTCGATGGCGGCACGCCGCACGGTGAGATCACTGTTTCGATGCGCCGCATGAGCAAAGTCCGCGGCGTCGACATACGAAACAACTCGATGACCATCGAAGCTGGCGCAACCCTCGTCAGTGCGCAACAGGCCGCCGATGAGGCTGGCCGCTTTTTCCCGCTCTCGCTCGGCTCTGAAGGCCAGGCCAGTATTGGCGGACTGATCTCGACCAATGCGGGCGGCGTCGCGGTTCTGCGCTATGGCATGATGCGCGACCTTCTCCTTGGCCTCGAAGTCGTCCTGCCATCGGGGGAGGTCTGGGACGGACTGTCGGGTCTTCGAAAGAACAATACGGGCTATGACCTGAAACACCTTTTCGCAGGCGCAGAAGGCACGCTCGGCCTCATCACGGCAGCAACGCTGAAGCTTTTCCCCAAGGTCGCAAAAGCCACCGCCTGGGTGACATGCGAAACGGCGGCAAGCGTCGTCGACCTTCTGTCCCTCGTTCGCGACCATGCGGGCGATACCGTCACCAGTTTTGAGATCATTCCTGCCAATGCCATTGAGATGGTCAAAACCGACGTTCCGGACACCCGCGACCCTGCCCCGTCCGACCTGCCCTGGCGGGTTCTCGTCGAAGTCTCCATGGCCAGGGAAGATCAGGCCCGCGAAACCCTGATGGCTGCGCTCGCCGATGGCATCGAAAAAGAACTCGTTGCCGACGTGTTGATTGCCGAAAGCGGCCAGCAGGCTGCGAGCTTCTGGCATATCCGCGAAACCATCCCGCTGTCAAAGCGCGCCTATGGCACAGCGCTCAACCATGATGTCTCGGTGCCTGTGTCGGCCATTCCAGACTTCCTGACCACCACGGAAGCGGCGATCCATAAACTCGTGCCCGAGGCAGAGATTGTCGCCTTTGGTCATGTCGGCGACGGCAATCTCCACTATTCGGCCTGCGCGCCAAAAGACCCGTCGAACACGCAGCTTGCCGACCACGCCCACGACGTGACCCGTATCGTGCATGAGCAGACCATGAAATTCGGCGGCTCGATCAGCGCCGAGCATGGCGTCGGCCGCCTCAAGCGCGATGAGCTTGCCAGCATCCGTCCAAAAGCGGCCACCGACACGATGCGCGCCATCAAGCTCGCGCTGGACCCACAAGGCATCATGAACCCGGGCCGCGTCATTTCGGTCTAAAAGCTGACGGCCTCAGCTCCGGTCGATCAACACCGCAACGAAAAGCGCCGGCTCAGTCCCCTCCACCACCCACGCGTGATTGGTCGCGCGCTGCACGACGACATCACCGGGCTCGATGACCGTCTCACCCTCATCCAGCAGCAGGCGCACGCGCCCCTTCACAAGGATGATCGCGTCCAGCGTGTGGGTCTTGTGCATGGCCGGGTGGCGACTTGTGTCGGGCTGATGGCCGCCAGCTCCCATTTCGACAAAGGCCGCGCGCGTAATCTCCCGCAGCTGTTCCGGCGGCACGGCATCTGGCGCTGGCTCAATCGCGAACCAGCGTATCTTCACGCCGCCTTTCGGAGGTGAGAGCTGCGGTTTTCCCGCGCCATGATCGCTATCGTCTCGCGCATCGAGCGGCCCGGTCGCCTTGCCCGTCCATATCTCGAACAAACCGCCAAGCTCTCCGGTCCGGAACTCAGCCGCCTGCGGCCCGTCGATCACGATCTGCGAGCGCCCGGCTGCGTTTTCTCCCGTCACGATCCTGCGCAGTTTGAAGCCTGTTTCTTCCATGTTTTCCTCCCATTGATGCCACAGCGACTGCCGCAATCTTTATCACCGCCGATCGTGACGGTATTTTCATTCGGAAATTCGGTGAGCGTGAGCATATGTCCTCTTCCCCAAACTGATAATCATTCTTAAGATTTCCGAAGTGAAGATCAGCCTAGCTGGTAGAATGAATACCGACCTGTCCGGAGGATTGGATGTCGAAAATCGCCCGCTCGCTCGCAATACCAAAATCGTGGAAAACGATAGATATGCCCAGTCTTTTCTCGGCCTTCATCTATCCAGCGCTCGGCATCGGGCTGCTCACTACCATGGTGGTGCTCGGCGTTGCCCTGACACAGATTGAGCTGAAGCTCTGGTATCTGCCTCTGTCACTGGGCGTCATCGCGTTTACGATCTTCATCTGCAATGCCGGCATTGGCCCCCTTCACCGCATCATGCAGCACCGGGCCGGCGAACTGGCCTGGCCGGCACAGGTCCTGACCATGGTCAATCTGATGATTGCAATGCAGGGCAATGTGAAGGACTGGGTGAACTATCACTCCCAGCATCACCGCTTTGCCGATGGCCCTGGCGACCCGCACAATCCGTTCGAGAGCAAGCGCTGGGCCTGGGTTGGCTGGATCTTGTTCCGCGACCCGAAAGACACCATGCGCCCGATGCCAATCTGGCTGAAGAACCACCCGGTCATTGTCTGGATGGACGGCTTCTACAATTCGATCTCACTCGTGATCCACCTGCTTATCCCGGCGGCGATCTATCTCATCGTCTGGGCGACCGGCGGCTCGCTTGTCCTGACCGGCATTATCCATGCCAGCGTCATCATCGGCCGCGCGGTCCAGTTTCACGCGACGACCTATGGCATCAACGTCCTCGGCCACTTGAAGACCCCCGCCTGGGCAGACCATGCCATGGCGCTGTTGACCGGCGGCGAGGCCTTTCATGATCACCATCATGATGAGCCGGTCTCCGCGCTCCACCGCCCCCGCAAGGGCGTCTGGAACCGGATCGTCGACTATAACGGCACCATGCTGCTGCTTTACGAAAAGCTCGGCTGGGTCAAAGAACTGAAGATCGCTCCGCGTTTCGCATGAGTGCAAAACCGCTGAAGGACCGCGTCACGCTGGTCTCCAGTGAGGTTCTTGCTGACGACTGGGTCTCGCTGACCAAGCACACGCTCGATTATGAGCGCCGCGACGGGCGTAAGGAACGCCTGACGCGCGAGGTCTATAACCGTCCCGACGCAGCCGCGGTCCTGCCCTATGACAGGGAGCGGAGCACCGTGCTCCTCATTCGCCAGCTTCGCCTGCCGCCTTTCCTGAAAGGCCATCAACAACCGATGTGGGAAGCCTGCGCCGGCATCATTGACGATGAGGATGCAGAGGCGGCCATCGAGCGCGAAGCGATCGAGGAGATGGGCTACAAGGTCCACAATCTGCACCTCGTGACCGCCATGTACGCAAGCCCGGCAAGCTTGGGCGAGCGTGTCTGGTGCTACACCGCCGCCTACGCCCCGTCCGACAAGGTCTCAAACGGCGGCGGCGCCGAGGATGAAGGCGAGGACATTGAAGTTGTCGAGCTTGATTTCGAAGACGCCTATGGCCGCATCGCGACGGGTGAGATCGTGGACGCCAAGACGATCCTTCTGCTCCAGCATCTGAAGCTTGGGCTGCGGGCGTGAGCTGACGCTCGAACGCCCGCCAGCTTTTTCAGTCTCAGCCGATCAGGCCGTCATGTCTTCCACGCGCGCATCAGGCGCATTCTTCTTGACCGACTCGATGCCATTGTCCCGACCAGACGCGCTCTTGTAGCTCTCTGACGTGCCAATAACCTGGCCATTGGTGGATTTCAGATTGAAGCGGTAGTTACCGGCATCGGTTTCCTTGCGCTCGAAGCGGGCATCGTCAGGCGCATTCTTCTTCACCGATTCAATGCCGTTCTCGGCACTGGCGCGCTGCTTGTAGCCTTCGCTTGCCAGGATGATCTCGCCATTTCCCGCTTTCAGACGGAAGCGGAATTCGCCTGCCTTGTCTGTGTAGAGTTCGAACTTGCCAGCCATGGCGGATCCTTTCCAACGAATCGATCAGTTGATGGTGTCTGAAACCGTGGCGTCGGCCGCGTCATGCGTCAAGCCGGGCGCCCCCGGTACAAACACGCGATCACCCCATGAAGAGAAAGCCCCGCAGGACATAGGCCGTTACCGCGACCACTGTGACGCTCACGAAAGCGATCCCTGCAAACCAGAGAAGGCGTTTCCAGAGAGGGCCATCCTGCCCGCCCGTTTCGTCCGGGCCCTGCGGCTCGATCAGGTCAGTCATGATAGGCCTCCTCAGGATCAACTTTCCCCCAGAAGAGCGAGTAGACATAGCCGGTATAGATCAGGATCACCGGCAACATCACGGCCGCCCCCACCAGCATCAGCACCAGCGCATTGTCACGCGCCGCCGCCTGCCAGATGGTGACATCGAACGGCACGATGTTCGGAAAGAGGCTGACGGCGAGGCCAAGATAGCCGGACAGGAAAATGCCGGCTGACAGCACATAGGGCCGCCAGTCGGGCGCCTCGACCTTGCCGGAGAGGTCCCGCCAGACAAGTGCCGTCAGTACCAGGCCGATGAGCGGGATCGGCGAAAGCGGCAGGATGTTGGCAAAGTCGAACGAGGACATGGAAAAGCCCCAGCGTTCTGTCACCCGCGGATCGATCGACAGGGTCGCAAGACTCACCGCCGCAAAGCAGATCGCCACGCCGACCAGCGCGGTCAGGCCCCGCTTGCGCGCGCTCTTCTGCAGGTCACCCTCTGTCTTCAGAACCAGCCAGCACGCGCCGAGCAGCACGTAGCCAACCACAACCGACACCGCGACAAGCAGCGAGAACGGCGTCAGCCAGTCGAACTGCCCGCCTGCAAAGCTGCGGCCCTCTATCGTGACGCCCTGGATGAACCCACCGAGGATCAGCCCCTGCGCCAGCGCCGCCGTCAGCGATCCGCCAAAGAAGGCCCCGTTCCAGAACAGTTTCGTCGGCTTGCGCACCGCCTTGTGGCGAAACTCGAACGCGACGCCCCTGAAGATCAGCGCGGCCAGCATGAGCAGGACAGGCAGATAGAAGGCCGGCATCAGGATGGCATAGGCCAGCGGAAACGCAGCAAACAGCCCGCCGCCACCAAGAATAAGCCAGGTCTCGTTGCCGTCCCAGACAGGCTCGATACTGGCGGTCATCAAATTGCGCTCATCGTCATTCTTGGCGAGGCCGCTCAGGATGCCAACCCCAAGGTCCATGCCATCCAGCAGGACATAAAGCATGACGGCGACCGCGATCAGCACGCCCCATATCAGTGGAAGATCAAGTTCCATGGCCCTGCCCTCTTTCTATTCCGCTGGATTTCGACCGCGCGGGCTGGTTTCAGCTGGCTCATCGACGGCGCCAAGCGGCGTCCCAGGCGCGCGATGTTCGCGCTCTGGCGGGTCTGGCGCGTCGTCCCTGAAGCCGCGTGTCGCGATGCGCGCCATGTAGACCGTGCCCGCCGTAAAGATGATCGCATAGACCACCATGAAGATAATCAGCGAGGTCGCCACCTGCCCGGTCGAGACCGGCGCAAGGCTGTCCTCGGTTCGCAGGAAACCATAGACCGTATAAGGCTGGCGCCCCACTTCGGCCGTTATCCAGCCAGTGATCACCGCGACGAAGCCAAGCGCGCCGCTCGGGATCGCCACCAGATGAAACAGGCCCGACTTGTCGATGCGCTTTCGCCACCAGAGAAAGACACCCCAGACGCCAAGCAGAAGCAGAACCATGCCAGCGCCGACCATGATACGGAACGCCCAGAAAACGATTGCGACCGGCGGACGGTCTTCAGCATCGAAGGATTTCAGACCCTGCAGCGGCTCACCGCTTGAAAACAGGTAGGGGCTTGTGCCCGGTATCGTGATCTCGGCGATATTACGTTCGTTTTCCTCATCCGGCAGTGCGAACAGCACCGTGCCCTGCACATCGGCCGTTTCCCACCATCCCTCGATCGCAGCGACCTTTGCAGGCTGATAATGATGAGCCACTTCACCTGACCAGTGACCGGCCCAGATCTGAAATGGCATCAGCACCGCCAGCGTGCCCGCCGCCATACGGATCTGCCACCGGGTCGGCTCCTCTTCATGATGACGTACGACCTGCCACGCGCCAGCCGCCAGAATAACCGCCGCCGTGGTGATAAAGGCGGCCAGCATCATGTGGACATAGCGCGACGGGAAGCTTGGATTGAATATGACCTCCCAGAAATTTGTCGCGTAGAAATTGCCGGTTTCCGCATCGATGGCAAAGCCCGTGGGCGTCTGCATCCAGCTATTGGCCGACAGGATCCAGAAGGCCGAAATTGTCGTGCCGATGGCCACCGCGCAGGTCGCCGTAAAGTGCAGCTTGTTGCCGACCCGCTTCCATCCAAACAGCATGACGCCGAGGAATGTCGCCTCGAGGAAGAAGGCCGTCAGCACTTCATAGCCAAGCAATGGCCCGATAACGCTGCCGGTCTTGTCAGCGAAGACTGACCAGTTGGTGCCGAACTGATAGGACATGACAACGCCGGACACGACGCCCATCGCAAAGGCCAGCGCGAAAATCTTGATCCAGTGGAGATAGAGACGCTTGAACACGTCACGCTTCGTCCACAGCCACAGACCTTCACAAACTGCCAGAAAGGCAGCCAGACCGATCGTGAATGCTGGAAAGATGATGTGGAAGGCGATCACGAACGCGAACTGCAGGCGTGAAAGGATAAGGGCGTCTAATTCCATGGAATGTTTTCCCGTTTCGCAGAATGTCAGCCGGGCTCGCATAGACTCCTATGGGGCCCGGCCGAATTAACACTGGCTTAGACCTTGGTAAAGCGAAGGTAGGGCCGTACCTCGTCCCAGCCTTGCGGGAACTGGGTGCGGGCCGCCTGGTTCGTAACGGATGGCGGGATGATGACCTTGTCGCCCATGACCCAGTCCGCCGGTGTTGCCGCCTTGTACTTGTCACCCGTCTGCAACGCGTCCACGACCCGAAGGATCTCGTCGAAGTTGCGACCCACGCTCATCGGATAGGTCATTGTCAGACGGATCTTCTTGTTCGGGTCGATGATGAAGACAGACCGGACGGCGGCCGTTTCGCTCTCACCCGGATGGATCATGTCATAGGCCTGCGCCACGGCGTGATCGATGTCCGCGATGATAGGGAAGGACAGGTCGGTATTCTGCGTGTCGTTGACGTCATCGATCCATTTGAGGTGCTCTTCGACGCTGTCGGTCGACAGGCCTAGCGGCAGAACATTGCGGGCTGCGAACTCATCGGCGAGCTGGGACGTGCGGCCCATTTCCGTCGTGCAGACGGGGGTAAAATCAGCCGGGTGGCTGAACAGGAAGACCCATTTGTCTCCGGCCCAATCATGGAACGAGATATCGCCCTTCGTGGTCGGGATGGTGAAATCGGGGGCCGTGTCGCCAATGCGTAAGGACATGTCAGTTACTCCTCTAAGTCTGGTTTACCCAAAGGTAGCGACTGGCCTTCCTTCCTTTGCCTGTGCATTCTGCCACGCGGCAGGATGGCGCGGGGGTGACGGGCACTGCTTCCGTGCGGCTCGTAAGAATGGTTGAGGCATCGGAGCGTTCAGGCTACCCAGCCCCTCATGGCCAATTACAAACTCATCGCCTGGGACTTTGACGGTGTCCTCAATGCGAACGTCACAGATGGCGTCTTTCAGTGGATGACGACCTTCGAAGCAGACACGGGC
It includes:
- a CDS encoding peroxiredoxin encodes the protein MSLRIGDTAPDFTIPTTKGDISFHDWAGDKWVFLFSHPADFTPVCTTEMGRTSQLADEFAARNVLPLGLSTDSVEEHLKWIDDVNDTQNTDLSFPIIADIDHAVAQAYDMIHPGESETAAVRSVFIIDPNKKIRLTMTYPMSVGRNFDEILRVVDALQTGDKYKAATPADWVMGDKVIIPPSVTNQAARTQFPQGWDEVRPYLRFTKV
- a CDS encoding cytochrome ubiquinol oxidase subunit I; its protein translation is MELDALILSRLQFAFVIAFHIIFPAFTIGLAAFLAVCEGLWLWTKRDVFKRLYLHWIKIFALAFAMGVVSGVVMSYQFGTNWSVFADKTGSVIGPLLGYEVLTAFFLEATFLGVMLFGWKRVGNKLHFTATCAVAIGTTISAFWILSANSWMQTPTGFAIDAETGNFYATNFWEVIFNPSFPSRYVHMMLAAFITTAAVILAAGAWQVVRHHEEEPTRWQIRMAAGTLAVLMPFQIWAGHWSGEVAHHYQPAKVAAIEGWWETADVQGTVLFALPDEENERNIAEITIPGTSPYLFSSGEPLQGLKSFDAEDRPPVAIVFWAFRIMVGAGMVLLLLGVWGVFLWWRKRIDKSGLFHLVAIPSGALGFVAVITGWITAEVGRQPYTVYGFLRTEDSLAPVSTGQVATSLIIFMVVYAIIFTAGTVYMARIATRGFRDDAPDPPEREHRAPGTPLGAVDEPAETSPRGRNPAE